The Fimbriimonas ginsengisoli Gsoil 348 genome window below encodes:
- a CDS encoding lipid kinase, translating to MNKTEATLTSDSIESRSRRAVLYVNSKSRRGQEWFENARTSLRDKGVELEHAQVFEKVDDLSAAVGRAVAEKVPLVIVGGGDGTISSVVHHFVGSDSVLGVLPLGTGNAFARDLGITADVESACRTIVEGRVEAVDLGFAGDDYFINVATIGLTTSIAKALTVDLKRKFGRFVYAIALAKAIRKVKPIKVRIETENGVQEFETLQLVIGNGRYHAGPFPLSPDASITDGKLTFYALATTNKIAFIKLALRLPTGHQVDLPEVRSQETTGGTLTSMPPMRVTVDGELNESTPMKFAIAPRALRVIVPQDFNN from the coding sequence ATGAACAAGACTGAGGCGACGCTTACTTCAGATTCGATCGAATCGCGGTCAAGACGAGCCGTGTTGTACGTCAACAGTAAATCGCGTCGAGGGCAAGAGTGGTTTGAGAATGCGCGGACTTCGCTGCGCGATAAAGGGGTGGAGCTGGAGCACGCGCAGGTGTTCGAGAAAGTCGATGACCTTTCCGCCGCCGTGGGGCGAGCGGTCGCGGAAAAGGTTCCTCTCGTTATCGTCGGCGGAGGAGACGGCACGATCAGCTCGGTCGTGCACCACTTCGTCGGTTCGGACTCGGTTCTCGGGGTGCTGCCGCTAGGCACCGGTAACGCCTTCGCCCGCGACCTCGGCATCACGGCCGATGTGGAGAGCGCGTGCCGAACGATCGTGGAAGGACGCGTTGAGGCGGTCGACCTCGGATTCGCCGGCGACGATTACTTTATCAACGTTGCCACGATCGGGCTCACTACGAGCATCGCCAAGGCGCTCACCGTCGATTTAAAACGCAAGTTCGGGCGGTTCGTTTATGCGATCGCGTTAGCGAAGGCGATCCGTAAGGTTAAGCCGATTAAGGTGCGGATCGAAACCGAAAACGGGGTGCAGGAGTTCGAGACGCTGCAACTCGTCATCGGCAACGGCCGGTACCATGCCGGCCCGTTCCCTCTTTCGCCCGATGCGAGCATCACTGACGGAAAGCTGACTTTCTACGCCCTCGCGACGACGAACAAAATCGCCTTCATAAAACTGGCGTTGCGGCTACCCACCGGCCATCAGGTCGACTTACCCGAGGTCCGCTCCCAGGAGACAACCGGCGGGACGCTTACTTCGATGCCGCCGATGCGCGTTACCGTCGACGGCGAGCTGAACGAATCGACCCCAATGAAATTCGCGATTGCCCCCCGGGCTCTGAGGGTGATCGTTCCCCAAGACTTCAACAACTAG
- the eutC gene encoding ethanolamine ammonia-lyase subunit EutC: protein MSEDMTERQFRDTETGLSNVFDFESLRALTPARLELRRAGPAPSTAERLRFAADHSLARDAVRRPLDARSLLVVLETIGIEAVEVRSRACSSSDHLLRPDLGRRLDPKDLVRLAGPTETAWVIADGLSSGAVERYAPRLLSAVGGVGRAVVVHHGRVAIGDEIGAALGASLSIVLIGERPGLSAAESMGVYVTYGPAVGCTDAQRNCISNIRDGGLAPEAAAELLSEMVARARREQRTGV from the coding sequence ATGAGCGAAGATATGACCGAACGGCAATTTCGAGATACGGAAACCGGTCTCTCAAACGTCTTCGATTTCGAATCGCTGCGTGCGCTGACACCCGCTCGCTTGGAACTGCGCCGGGCCGGACCGGCGCCGTCCACCGCCGAACGGCTTCGGTTCGCCGCCGACCACTCGCTTGCCCGGGACGCGGTCCGGCGGCCACTGGACGCTCGAAGCCTGCTGGTGGTGCTCGAAACCATCGGGATCGAGGCGGTCGAGGTCCGTAGCAGAGCATGCTCGTCCTCCGACCACCTGCTACGCCCGGACCTTGGCCGTCGCCTCGACCCAAAAGATTTGGTGCGCCTCGCAGGTCCGACGGAAACGGCGTGGGTGATTGCGGACGGCCTTTCGTCGGGCGCGGTGGAACGGTACGCCCCTCGGCTGCTTTCGGCGGTTGGCGGAGTCGGGCGGGCGGTCGTCGTTCATCACGGCCGAGTGGCGATCGGCGACGAGATCGGAGCGGCACTCGGGGCCTCGCTATCGATCGTCTTGATCGGCGAGAGGCCGGGCTTGTCGGCGGCGGAGAGCATGGGCGTGTACGTCACCTACGGACCGGCCGTTGGCTGTACGGACGCGCAACGCAACTGCATCTCCAACATCCGCGACGGCGGCCTGGCTCCCGAAGCTGCCGCCGAACTACTATCCGAGATGGTTGCTCGCGCTAGGCGCGAGCAAAGAACCGGGGTCTAG
- a CDS encoding DUF3187 family protein — translation MAILAASAMADDFGPLEIRNFRSVSIPFLRIDPRPDVLGQGERSLSLGFTAANDIRKLYVGGVAVVDEDYEIDRLLARYRVGLGHELDATFDLPILDRSGGFLDPLVSAWHRFVLRGYPSQRDGVPYGQIRVLLPGNGPYGSAFGIGDLSASLSRRLTPRLMGTVAVKLPTGDAHKILGSGAVDSAVALQYRTALGPRWTVFVQAGAVAQGSSTELRNTRPLVHQEAVVLTCRANSRDEWVAQWQGEASSTETGISGSDAPHRLISFGFHRKLSERQMLELFFSEDRDFLNIGGLTGVGPDFTAGVRVVTRF, via the coding sequence ATGGCCATACTCGCCGCTTCGGCGATGGCCGACGACTTTGGCCCGCTCGAGATCCGCAACTTTCGTTCGGTCTCGATCCCTTTTCTGCGGATCGATCCGCGCCCGGACGTCCTCGGCCAGGGGGAGCGGTCACTTTCGCTCGGCTTCACCGCGGCCAACGATATCCGCAAGCTATACGTCGGAGGCGTGGCTGTGGTTGACGAAGATTATGAAATTGACCGGCTTTTGGCCCGGTACCGCGTCGGACTCGGGCACGAGTTAGACGCTACCTTCGATTTGCCGATTCTCGACCGAAGCGGTGGGTTTTTAGACCCACTGGTCTCCGCTTGGCATCGATTCGTGTTACGGGGCTATCCGAGCCAGCGAGACGGCGTGCCGTACGGCCAAATTCGGGTGCTGTTGCCTGGAAACGGACCGTACGGATCGGCGTTTGGAATCGGCGATCTCTCGGCGTCCCTGTCGCGTCGGTTAACTCCCCGGCTCATGGGAACCGTTGCGGTGAAGCTGCCCACCGGCGATGCCCACAAGATCCTTGGATCGGGCGCGGTCGACTCGGCGGTCGCGCTGCAGTACCGGACGGCACTCGGTCCGCGATGGACGGTGTTCGTGCAAGCCGGCGCGGTCGCCCAAGGGAGTTCGACGGAACTTCGCAACACGCGCCCGCTGGTGCACCAAGAAGCGGTCGTCTTAACCTGTCGCGCGAATTCGCGCGACGAGTGGGTCGCCCAGTGGCAAGGGGAGGCATCTTCCACCGAGACCGGGATTTCGGGATCCGACGCTCCGCACCGGCTGATCAGCTTCGGATTCCACCGAAAACTTTCGGAGCGCCAGATGTTGGAGCTGTTCTTCAGCGAAGACCGAGACTTCCTCAACATCGGCGGCCTAACCGGGGTCGGTCCCGACTTCACCGCCGGCGTTCGCGTCGTCACCCGGTTCTAA
- a CDS encoding AbrB/MazE/SpoVT family DNA-binding domain-containing protein: MKSMKGKNGEGCWNFSEAFFGTSTVGERGQIVIPAEARTEIGFQPGDKVLIMRHPIHQGLVVFKLEAVKEFLDDFAKQIEHLERDKLNREEG, translated from the coding sequence ATGAAAAGTATGAAAGGAAAGAATGGTGAAGGGTGCTGGAACTTCTCGGAGGCGTTTTTCGGAACGTCTACCGTGGGCGAGCGGGGGCAAATCGTAATTCCCGCCGAGGCGCGTACGGAAATCGGATTTCAGCCCGGAGACAAGGTGCTCATCATGAGGCACCCGATCCATCAAGGTCTGGTCGTGTTTAAGCTCGAGGCGGTAAAGGAATTCCTCGACGACTTCGCGAAGCAGATCGAACACCTCGAGCGGGATAAGCTCAACAGGGAGGAAGGTTAA